One window from the genome of Faecalibacterium sp. HTF-F encodes:
- a CDS encoding nucleoside hydrolase has translation MRRFIVDTDTASDDAAALMIAALSEEIDLLGVTIVAGNVGLKQATDNALMTLEVCGSDAPVYLGAKRPLFRERHETISVHGKDGMGDCDIIHPKRSPEEKRAVEFILEQVERYPNEVELVVLGPATNIALAILTDREIMSKVKHIWSMGTPGFGFGNATPVSEFNVFIDAEAYALMLDLEIPVTIAGFDLCAGNIGLDRYELSYLAHGSKPAQFLEQATSKLLQFNLDTRGVHMVDLPDAIAMAAAVWPEFVQDKVACHCHCCTEPGHAYGQVIFYQKGRTYEAMPEISRFNAQVIKKVDEKLFTERFMDLLMEEGGKEA, from the coding sequence ATGAGAAGGTTTATTGTCGATACGGATACGGCTTCTGATGATGCTGCGGCGCTTATGATCGCTGCTTTGAGTGAGGAGATAGATCTTCTGGGTGTGACGATTGTGGCTGGAAACGTAGGGCTTAAGCAGGCAACGGACAATGCACTGATGACCCTCGAGGTATGTGGAAGTGATGCACCGGTTTATCTGGGAGCGAAGCGTCCACTGTTCCGCGAACGACACGAAACGATCAGTGTCCATGGAAAAGATGGCATGGGTGACTGTGATATCATCCATCCCAAACGCTCACCCGAAGAGAAACGTGCGGTGGAATTTATTCTGGAGCAGGTGGAACGCTACCCGAATGAGGTGGAGCTGGTTGTGCTGGGACCTGCCACGAATATTGCACTGGCGATTCTAACCGATCGTGAGATCATGTCTAAGGTGAAACACATCTGGTCCATGGGAACACCGGGCTTTGGATTTGGAAATGCAACACCGGTTTCAGAATTTAATGTATTTATTGATGCAGAAGCCTATGCTCTGATGCTGGATCTGGAAATTCCGGTGACGATTGCCGGATTTGATCTCTGTGCCGGCAATATCGGTCTGGATCGCTATGAGCTGTCCTATCTGGCCCATGGATCCAAACCGGCACAGTTTTTGGAGCAGGCCACTTCCAAGCTTTTGCAGTTCAATCTGGATACCAGAGGGGTACATATGGTGGATCTTCCCGATGCCATTGCCATGGCAGCTGCAGTATGGCCGGAATTTGTTCAGGATAAGGTGGCATGCCACTGTCATTGCTGTACCGAGCCGGGGCATGCCTATGGCCAGGTGATCTTTTACCAGAAAGGCCGTACCTATGAGGCGATGCCGGAGATCAGTCGGTTTAATGCACAGGTCATTAAAAAAGTAGATGAAAAGCTGTTCACCGAGCGATTTATGGATCTGCTGATGGAGGAAGGGGGAAAAGAAGCATGA
- a CDS encoding extracellular solute-binding protein translates to MKKLISRRNFLKVCALAGSAAALSACGGGKSTGSGDSAAADVDVTGAVTFPLSEKVTFTGMTSFPVGSEPEPNNRTIFKRLEEQTNVHIDWTAIQSDQWSDKITLNMSNPNTLTDFVFTADFTDSNLLRYADQGVILNLEDYIDNNMPYLQKVFEQYPEYRTMCTDSDGHIWALPWIEQLGSEKTAIQTIGNMSFINTKWLNFLGLSMPTTVDEFEQVLIAFRDNAASIKAEYGIDGDIIPMSCIVNNGDQDPSILINGFGEGYGDADKDRHIAVTNDRKVICAATQQGYRDGLDWLHKLYAEKLIDPECFTQEWSTYVSKGKAGRYGVCFSWDVANIDNLTDWEPLPALTADTRNITPQNGSFTSGFARGRCVVTAKADNPALVCAWLDQMYAPLQSPQNNWGTYGDAEGFNIFELSTNDKGEPMLKHAPLGDASPVEVREAQCVSGPLAVLDDYYGVYVTCPDDAQYRLDWIKEIYTPDMNNDYVYPNVFMSSEDTEQVSNLQADLQTYMNTQKANWIMNGTKDAEWNEYLSKLEDYGLSDYLGIMQKYLDAYYA, encoded by the coding sequence ATGAAAAAGCTGATCTCTCGCCGCAACTTCCTCAAGGTCTGCGCTCTGGCGGGCTCTGCCGCTGCTCTGTCTGCCTGTGGCGGTGGCAAATCCACCGGCAGCGGTGATTCTGCTGCCGCAGATGTGGACGTGACCGGTGCCGTTACATTTCCGCTGTCCGAAAAGGTCACCTTTACCGGTATGACCAGTTTCCCTGTGGGCAGCGAACCCGAGCCGAACAACCGCACCATCTTCAAGCGTCTGGAAGAGCAGACCAATGTGCACATCGACTGGACCGCCATCCAGTCCGACCAGTGGAGCGATAAGATCACCCTGAATATGTCCAACCCCAACACCCTGACGGATTTTGTCTTTACTGCTGATTTTACCGACAGCAATCTGCTGCGCTACGCAGATCAGGGTGTCATCCTCAATCTGGAAGACTACATTGACAACAATATGCCTTATCTCCAGAAGGTCTTTGAGCAGTACCCGGAGTACCGCACCATGTGCACCGACAGCGATGGCCACATCTGGGCACTGCCCTGGATCGAGCAGCTCGGCTCAGAAAAGACCGCCATCCAGACCATTGGCAACATGAGCTTCATCAATACCAAGTGGCTGAACTTCCTCGGTCTGTCGATGCCCACCACGGTGGACGAGTTTGAGCAGGTGCTGATTGCATTCCGTGATAACGCCGCTTCTATCAAGGCAGAGTATGGCATTGACGGCGACATCATCCCCATGTCCTGCATCGTCAACAACGGCGATCAGGACCCCAGCATCCTCATCAATGGCTTTGGCGAAGGCTACGGCGATGCAGACAAAGACCGCCATATTGCCGTTACCAACGACCGGAAAGTCATCTGTGCCGCCACCCAGCAGGGCTACCGTGATGGTCTGGACTGGCTGCACAAGCTGTATGCCGAGAAGCTCATCGACCCGGAGTGCTTCACGCAGGAGTGGTCCACCTATGTTTCCAAGGGCAAGGCTGGCCGCTATGGTGTCTGCTTCAGCTGGGATGTTGCCAACATTGACAACCTGACCGACTGGGAGCCGCTGCCTGCCCTGACCGCCGATACCCGCAATATCACTCCGCAGAACGGCTCTTTCACCAGCGGCTTTGCCCGCGGCAGATGCGTTGTCACCGCAAAGGCGGATAACCCTGCACTGGTTTGCGCATGGCTGGATCAGATGTACGCACCCCTCCAGTCTCCGCAGAACAACTGGGGTACTTACGGCGATGCGGAAGGCTTTAACATCTTTGAACTGTCCACCAACGATAAGGGCGAGCCCATGCTGAAGCACGCTCCTCTGGGCGATGCTTCTCCCGTGGAAGTCCGTGAAGCGCAGTGTGTCAGTGGACCTCTGGCGGTTCTGGATGATTACTATGGTGTATACGTTACCTGCCCGGACGATGCACAGTACCGTCTGGACTGGATCAAGGAGATCTACACCCCGGATATGAACAACGATTATGTCTATCCCAATGTCTTTATGAGCAGCGAGGACACCGAGCAGGTCTCTAACCTGCAGGCAGATCTGCAGACCTACATGAATACGCAGAAGGCCAACTGGATCATGAACGGCACGAAGGATGCAGAGTGGAACGAATATCTGAGCAAGCTGGAAGACTACGGCCTGTCCGACTATCTGGGCATTATGCAGAAATATCTGGATGCTTACTACGCATAA
- a CDS encoding gamma-glutamyltranspeptidase: MNGLTMKLFAALLALTLSLAGCGPVDGDPVRSGAAASDSAPRPDAVTVAQLRQQAEQNGSLAAVLYLGSVPERTADVDAALDSLQEQPWQFVADIPADHRVAAPGGGRELYCIFAVRRQDTLFVYEKQDPQYPHQTGRELYCKQDGQPILLLCNGTPDTPDTTAVVYCTTGRALDWSPRLSAGTGSPEPVEGIDDFSQHPTPGAAS, translated from the coding sequence ATGAATGGCCTGACCATGAAGCTGTTTGCCGCCCTGCTGGCGCTGACCCTGAGCCTTGCGGGCTGCGGGCCGGTGGACGGCGACCCCGTCCGCTCCGGCGCGGCAGCTTCGGACAGCGCTCCCCGGCCGGACGCTGTGACCGTGGCGCAGCTGCGGCAGCAGGCCGAACAGAACGGCAGCCTTGCCGCAGTGCTCTATCTGGGCAGCGTCCCGGAGCGCACCGCCGATGTGGACGCTGCGCTGGACAGCCTGCAGGAACAGCCGTGGCAGTTTGTTGCGGACATCCCGGCAGACCACCGGGTCGCAGCGCCGGGCGGCGGGCGGGAGCTGTACTGCATCTTTGCTGTGCGCAGGCAGGATACGCTTTTTGTCTACGAAAAGCAGGACCCCCAGTACCCGCACCAGACAGGCCGGGAGCTTTATTGCAAGCAGGATGGCCAGCCCATTCTGCTGCTGTGCAACGGCACCCCGGACACCCCCGACACCACGGCGGTGGTCTACTGCACCACCGGCCGCGCGCTGGACTGGTCGCCCCGGCTTTCTGCCGGGACCGGCAGCCCGGAGCCGGTGGAGGGCATAGACGATTTTTCCCAACACCCAACGCCCGGCGCTGCCTCCTGA
- a CDS encoding DUF6061 family protein: MNKPLSCRYNMDTNRVEARFEGGTPLSIDCIAVEDEYGNTPTQRAELDWLLYNKPLEYAQLVLGGEIEHYLSLGCDHGRLEDQ; encoded by the coding sequence ATGAACAAACCGCTTTCCTGCCGCTACAACATGGACACCAACCGGGTGGAAGCCCGGTTCGAGGGTGGTACTCCCCTTTCCATTGACTGCATCGCTGTGGAGGACGAGTACGGCAACACCCCGACACAGCGGGCAGAACTGGACTGGCTGCTGTACAATAAGCCTTTAGAGTATGCCCAGCTTGTGCTGGGTGGGGAGATCGAGCACTATCTCTCCCTTGGCTGCGACCACGGCAGGCTGGAAGATCAATGA
- a CDS encoding glycoside hydrolase family 32 protein, with translation MNDLTLQKARAYEAEHGAAISPEERPAYHMTPYVGWLNDPNGFSYYKGKYHQFYQYNPYDVRWAPMHWGHAVSTDLLHWEYLPCALAPDSPVDNGPGCFSGSATEMDDGKQLLMYTSVIAEKQPNGEMRDIQTQSIAIGDGLNYEKPACNPVLTQKDLPEGFSKFDFRDPKIWREADGTYSAVTVCLAEDGSGAAALFQSKDGFDWHFVTVLERCNNQYGKMWECPDFFPLDGKQILMLGPMEMLPKGEFHNGHNVIAFIGSYDQATHTFTKENVQLMDGGIDFYATQTTLAPDGRRLMTAWLQTWSDTEDKPKGCKWFGQTICPRELHIKDGRILQAPVRELDAVHGKRTFYENVTVQGETSLEGIKGRVADLTVTVQPGEYRSFTLKLAADADHHTSLTYDPYTSELTLDRSYAGSRADIVHRRSCKVRSQNGALKLRILLDKNSVEVFVNDGEQTMTAWIYTPQSADGITFAADGKATVTVEQFELNL, from the coding sequence ATGAACGATTTGACTTTACAAAAAGCCCGTGCCTATGAGGCCGAGCACGGCGCAGCGATCTCCCCGGAGGAACGCCCTGCTTACCACATGACTCCTTATGTGGGCTGGCTGAACGATCCCAACGGTTTCTCTTATTATAAAGGGAAGTATCACCAGTTCTATCAGTATAACCCCTACGATGTGCGGTGGGCGCCCATGCACTGGGGTCACGCGGTCAGCACCGACCTGCTGCACTGGGAGTATCTGCCCTGTGCACTGGCCCCGGATTCCCCGGTGGACAACGGCCCCGGCTGCTTCTCCGGTTCTGCCACCGAGATGGACGATGGCAAACAGCTGCTGATGTACACCAGCGTGATTGCAGAAAAGCAGCCCAATGGGGAGATGCGGGATATCCAGACCCAGAGCATTGCCATCGGTGACGGACTGAACTACGAAAAGCCTGCCTGCAACCCGGTGCTGACCCAGAAAGACCTGCCGGAAGGCTTCAGCAAGTTCGACTTCCGGGACCCCAAGATCTGGCGTGAGGCCGACGGCACCTACTCCGCCGTCACCGTCTGCCTGGCCGAGGACGGCAGCGGCGCAGCAGCACTGTTCCAGAGCAAGGACGGCTTCGACTGGCACTTTGTCACGGTGCTGGAACGCTGCAACAATCAGTACGGCAAAATGTGGGAGTGCCCGGACTTCTTTCCGCTGGACGGCAAGCAGATCTTGATGCTCGGCCCCATGGAGATGCTGCCCAAGGGCGAGTTCCACAACGGTCACAACGTGATTGCCTTCATCGGCAGTTACGACCAAGCCACCCACACCTTCACCAAGGAAAATGTGCAGCTGATGGATGGCGGCATCGACTTCTACGCCACCCAGACCACCCTTGCCCCGGATGGCCGCCGGCTCATGACCGCATGGCTGCAGACCTGGTCGGACACCGAGGATAAGCCCAAGGGCTGCAAGTGGTTCGGGCAGACCATCTGCCCCCGCGAGCTGCACATCAAGGACGGGCGCATTCTTCAGGCCCCGGTGCGGGAGCTGGATGCCGTCCACGGCAAGCGCACTTTCTACGAAAATGTGACGGTGCAAGGCGAAACTTCTCTGGAAGGCATCAAGGGCCGTGTGGCCGACCTGACCGTCACGGTACAGCCCGGCGAATACCGCTCCTTTACCCTGAAGCTGGCCGCCGATGCAGACCATCACACCAGCCTGACCTACGATCCCTACACTTCCGAGCTGACGCTGGATCGCAGCTATGCCGGTTCCCGTGCCGACATTGTACACCGCCGCAGCTGCAAGGTACGCAGCCAGAACGGTGCGCTCAAGCTCCGCATCCTGCTGGACAAAAACAGCGTGGAGGTCTTTGTCAACGACGGTGAGCAGACCATGACCGCATGGATCTACACCCCCCAGTCTGCCGATGGCATCACCTTTGCTGCCGATGGCAAAGCAACTGTTACGGTGGAACAGTTTGAACTGAATCTGTAA
- a CDS encoding bifunctional metallophosphatase/5'-nucleotidase — MKHTKKITILHSNDLHGDFLAEQVDENLVGGVSMLSGYIEKVRAEEPNTIYAIAGDMFRGSVIDSEYKGLSTIEIMNALAPDIVTIGNHEVDYGIAHLLFIEKCARFPIINANLYIKNTPTRLFTPYKILRVDGMNILFIGIITQDVINQTKSESLVGSFVDTAAAAAEVGKICNAHNSIDIDFTVLLTHIGFEEDRHLARQLDPAWGVDLIIGGHSHTYLEHAVEENGVVIAQAGTGTDQIGRFDIIVDTDNNCIDSYTWHTVPICADTCPRNPAMEQVLHRFTSQVDEKYSHIVGRFRRELTHPERTRETELGNLFADIFTRSLGIDIMLIGSGSIRAEKLGPIVTYGDLIEGFPYDDGVYMFKVTGQQLRQMLRYMLREEAYAGHTEFYQLPSTLRLRYDRAKGDFDYFTYCGKEVGKEIGDDALFTVGLQNYHFKNIESFFNISYDTICKLQKPRSVATSCQDILMEYFREHEMLDAAVDGRMTILPPAAPAG, encoded by the coding sequence ATGAAACACACCAAAAAGATCACCATCCTCCACTCCAATGATCTGCACGGAGACTTTCTGGCAGAGCAGGTGGACGAAAATCTGGTGGGCGGCGTCTCCATGCTGTCCGGCTACATCGAAAAGGTGAGGGCAGAGGAGCCCAACACCATCTACGCCATTGCGGGCGACATGTTCCGCGGCTCGGTCATCGATTCGGAGTACAAGGGCCTTTCCACCATTGAGATCATGAACGCCCTTGCCCCGGACATCGTCACCATCGGCAACCACGAGGTGGACTACGGCATCGCGCATCTGCTGTTCATCGAAAAATGCGCACGCTTTCCCATCATCAACGCAAACCTCTACATCAAGAACACCCCCACACGGCTGTTCACCCCCTACAAGATCCTGCGGGTGGACGGGATGAACATCCTCTTCATCGGCATCATCACCCAGGACGTCATCAACCAGACCAAGTCCGAGTCGCTGGTGGGGTCCTTTGTGGACACCGCTGCTGCCGCTGCCGAGGTGGGCAAGATCTGCAACGCCCACAACAGCATCGACATCGACTTTACCGTGCTGCTGACCCACATCGGCTTTGAGGAGGACCGCCATCTGGCCCGTCAGCTGGACCCGGCGTGGGGGGTGGATCTGATCATCGGCGGCCACAGCCACACCTATCTGGAACATGCCGTGGAGGAAAACGGCGTGGTCATTGCGCAGGCGGGCACCGGCACCGACCAGATCGGGCGCTTTGACATCATCGTGGACACCGACAACAACTGCATCGATTCCTACACATGGCACACGGTGCCCATCTGCGCCGACACCTGCCCCCGCAACCCCGCCATGGAGCAGGTGCTGCACCGCTTCACCAGTCAGGTGGACGAAAAGTACAGCCACATCGTAGGGCGCTTCCGCCGGGAGCTGACCCACCCGGAGCGCACCCGGGAGACCGAGCTGGGCAACCTGTTTGCGGACATCTTCACCCGCAGCCTTGGCATCGATATCATGCTCATCGGCTCCGGCAGCATCCGGGCCGAGAAGCTTGGTCCCATCGTCACCTACGGCGACCTCATCGAGGGCTTCCCCTACGACGACGGGGTGTATATGTTCAAGGTGACCGGACAGCAGCTGCGGCAGATGCTGCGCTACATGCTGCGGGAGGAAGCCTACGCCGGGCACACCGAGTTCTACCAGCTGCCCTCCACCCTGCGGCTGCGCTACGACCGCGCCAAAGGCGACTTTGATTACTTTACCTACTGCGGCAAGGAGGTGGGCAAGGAGATCGGCGACGATGCCCTGTTCACCGTGGGGCTGCAGAACTACCACTTCAAAAACATCGAGAGCTTTTTCAACATCTCCTACGATACCATCTGCAAGCTCCAGAAGCCCCGCAGCGTTGCAACCTCCTGTCAGGATATCCTGATGGAATACTTCCGGGAGCACGAGATGCTGGATGCCGCCGTGGACGGCAGAATGACCATCCTGCCCCCGGCCGCTCCGGCAGGCTGA
- a CDS encoding leucine-rich repeat domain-containing protein — protein MKQQFSKRTRLVSALLTLAMVFTFLPFSAFAETTGDDDIAIDETNFPDEDFREYLKTATYYDKDTGTHKKINTDGNGVLSLAERTQVTRIDVSSLKVLNLKGIEHFPELRELKCENRHIPQLDLSQNTKLEILYCKNNELTKLDLSKNPKITILDCSDNKLEKLDVSHQNLECLYCSNNNLDELNVKNSENLRELTCTGNQLTKLDVDVAHKKKLEKLSCGNNKLESLIIGENRLLKELNCEHNQLPQLSLSNLEGLERLRCSENKLTTLDVSGSPLLEELRYAHNQLTSLNLEQNTKLGSWNTDAWTNYNTYTVTLTPERTFNLSTLSGGAFDVSKVITLNGGIVNGNILTVNEGVNKVTYSYRCSDNVTSVFALDVTGTGGIPGGGSTGGGSTGGGTVPPVTPPSGGGSTGVSGGSDGGAGIAVLAIGGAAVAGLVGYGVYNHVAAQKLRALLPPDVSLPENRAKTALLLWDTAGRPEPAEAPAFADVADPDTAKAAQWCVEQGLMKRRLNGRFGPDGTVPAYRILNAYRQLTGQ, from the coding sequence ATGAAACAACAATTCTCAAAACGAACGCGCCTTGTCAGCGCCCTTTTGACGCTGGCCATGGTGTTCACCTTCCTGCCCTTCAGTGCCTTTGCGGAGACAACGGGGGATGATGATATAGCAATCGATGAAACCAACTTCCCGGATGAAGATTTCCGAGAGTACCTCAAAACTGCAACGTATTATGATAAGGACACGGGAACTCATAAAAAAATAAACACGGATGGAAATGGAGTGCTCAGTCTGGCAGAGCGGACGCAGGTCACAAGAATAGATGTCAGCTCTTTGAAAGTTCTCAACCTGAAAGGCATCGAACATTTCCCTGAGCTGCGTGAATTGAAGTGCGAAAACAGACATATCCCCCAATTGGATCTAAGTCAGAATACAAAACTGGAAATATTGTACTGTAAAAACAACGAGCTGACCAAACTTGACTTGAGTAAGAACCCCAAGATCACTATTTTGGATTGCTCTGACAACAAATTGGAGAAGTTGGATGTGTCGCATCAGAACCTGGAATGTTTGTACTGCTCCAACAATAATCTGGACGAGCTGAATGTCAAAAATAGCGAAAATCTTCGAGAGCTTACTTGCACTGGAAATCAGCTGACGAAATTGGACGTAGATGTAGCTCACAAAAAAAAGCTGGAAAAATTAAGCTGCGGCAATAATAAGCTGGAATCGTTGATCATTGGCGAGAACAGGCTGTTGAAAGAACTGAACTGTGAGCACAATCAGCTGCCTCAACTGAGCCTGAGCAATCTGGAAGGACTAGAACGGCTGAGATGTTCCGAAAACAAGCTGACGACATTGGATGTCAGTGGCAGCCCTCTACTGGAAGAACTGCGTTATGCACATAACCAACTCACCAGTTTGAATCTGGAACAGAATACGAAGCTCGGCTCATGGAATACTGACGCGTGGACGAACTATAACACTTACACCGTTACCCTGACCCCTGAACGTACTTTTAACCTGAGCACCCTCTCTGGTGGTGCGTTTGACGTGAGCAAGGTCATCACTTTGAACGGTGGCATCGTAAATGGCAACATTCTGACGGTGAATGAAGGTGTTAACAAAGTAACCTATAGTTACCGCTGTAGTGACAATGTGACCTCAGTCTTCGCGCTGGATGTGACTGGTACGGGCGGCATCCCCGGCGGCGGCTCCACAGGTGGTGGTTCTACTGGCGGCGGCACAGTTCCCCCGGTAACGCCTCCCTCCGGCGGCGGCTCCACGGGCGTCAGCGGCGGCAGTGACGGCGGAGCAGGCATCGCGGTGCTGGCTATTGGCGGCGCAGCGGTGGCGGGCCTTGTGGGCTACGGCGTGTATAACCACGTTGCCGCCCAGAAACTGCGGGCTCTGCTGCCCCCGGACGTCTCCCTGCCGGAGAACCGCGCCAAGACCGCGCTGCTGCTGTGGGATACCGCAGGCCGTCCCGAGCCTGCCGAGGCCCCGGCCTTTGCAGACGTGGCGGACCCGGATACCGCAAAGGCAGCCCAGTGGTGCGTGGAGCAGGGCCTGATGAAGCGCCGTCTCAACGGACGCTTTGGCCCGGACGGCACCGTTCCGGCGTATCGGATCCTGAATGCCTACCGGCAGCTGACCGGTCAGTAA